One stretch of Actinacidiphila sp. DG2A-62 DNA includes these proteins:
- a CDS encoding elongation factor G-like protein EF-G2: MGGASDRNNGQPGAAGGAPEAGRPEDIRNVVLVGHSGAGKTTLVEALALATGAINRAGRVEDGGSVSDHDEIEQRQRRSVQLSLVPVEWDGIKINILDAPGYADFVGELRAGLRAADAALFVVSAAQDGEGIGGATRLVWDECAAVGMPRAVVVTHLESARAGFEETAAQCAAELGGDDPDAVLPLYLPLHGEPGPDGHAPVTGLAGLLSQRVYDYSGGERREAEPDAGLLPELREARNRLIEGIIAESEDETLMDRYLGGEEIDVATLIADLERAVARGAFHPVLPAAPAADGARQGLGALELLELITRGFPTPLERAAPPVTSPDGTPLGQPACDPGGPLAAEVVKTSSDPYVGRISLVRVFSGTLRPDETVHVSGHGMEDRGHEDHDVDERVGALSSPFGRQQRPVSAAVAGDLVCVAKLARAETGDTLSSKEHPLLMEPWQMPDPLLPVAIEAHSKADEDKLSQGLARLVAEDPTMRLEQNPDTRQVVLWCLGEAHADVALERLRSRYGVQVDAVPHKVALRETFGESAAARGRHVKQSGGHGQFAICEIEVEPLPVGSGIEFVDKVIGGAVPRQFIPSVEKGVRAQAARGVGLGYPVVDIRVTLSDGKAHSVDSSDAAFQTAGALALREAASACRIHLLEPVDEVGVLVPDAFVGPVMSDLSSRRGRVLGTEPGPGRSLVRAEVPEIEIGRYAVDLRSLSHGTGRFSRHYARHEPMPAQVAARLREQEERQAAAH; encoded by the coding sequence ATGGGTGGTGCGTCGGACAGGAACAACGGGCAGCCAGGGGCCGCCGGAGGGGCACCGGAGGCCGGCCGCCCCGAGGACATACGGAACGTGGTGCTGGTCGGCCACAGCGGTGCGGGCAAGACGACGCTGGTGGAGGCGCTCGCGCTGGCCACCGGCGCGATCAACCGGGCGGGCCGGGTCGAGGACGGCGGCTCGGTCTCCGACCACGACGAGATCGAGCAGCGCCAGCGGCGCTCGGTGCAGCTGTCGCTGGTCCCGGTGGAGTGGGACGGCATCAAGATCAACATACTGGACGCCCCCGGCTACGCGGACTTCGTCGGGGAGCTGAGGGCCGGTCTGCGGGCTGCGGACGCGGCCCTCTTCGTCGTCTCGGCGGCGCAGGACGGCGAGGGCATCGGCGGGGCGACCCGGCTGGTGTGGGACGAGTGCGCCGCGGTGGGGATGCCCCGCGCGGTGGTCGTCACGCACCTGGAGTCCGCGCGGGCCGGCTTCGAGGAGACCGCCGCGCAGTGCGCGGCCGAGCTGGGCGGCGACGACCCGGACGCGGTGCTGCCGCTCTACCTGCCGCTGCACGGCGAGCCGGGCCCGGACGGGCACGCGCCGGTGACCGGCCTGGCCGGGCTGCTGTCGCAGCGGGTCTACGACTACTCCGGCGGCGAGCGCCGGGAGGCCGAGCCGGACGCCGGGCTGCTGCCGGAGCTGCGCGAGGCGCGCAACCGGCTGATCGAGGGCATCATCGCCGAGAGCGAGGACGAGACCCTCATGGACCGCTATCTGGGCGGCGAGGAGATCGACGTCGCCACGCTGATCGCCGATCTGGAGCGGGCGGTGGCGCGCGGCGCCTTCCACCCGGTGCTGCCGGCCGCGCCCGCGGCCGACGGCGCCCGGCAGGGCCTGGGCGCCCTGGAGCTGCTCGAACTGATCACCCGCGGCTTCCCGACCCCGCTGGAGCGCGCCGCCCCGCCGGTGACCAGCCCGGACGGCACGCCGCTCGGGCAGCCGGCGTGCGACCCGGGCGGCCCGCTGGCCGCCGAGGTGGTCAAGACCTCCTCCGACCCGTACGTCGGCAGGATCAGCCTGGTGCGGGTCTTCTCCGGCACGCTGCGGCCCGACGAGACGGTGCACGTCTCGGGGCACGGCATGGAGGACCGCGGCCACGAGGACCACGACGTGGACGAGCGGGTCGGCGCGCTGTCGTCGCCGTTCGGCCGGCAGCAGCGGCCGGTGTCCGCCGCGGTGGCCGGGGACCTGGTGTGCGTGGCCAAGCTGGCCCGCGCGGAGACCGGCGACACCCTGTCGTCCAAGGAGCACCCGCTGCTGATGGAGCCCTGGCAGATGCCGGACCCGCTGCTGCCGGTGGCGATCGAGGCGCACAGCAAGGCCGACGAGGACAAGCTGTCGCAGGGGCTGGCGCGGCTGGTCGCCGAGGACCCGACGATGCGCCTGGAGCAGAACCCGGACACCCGCCAGGTGGTGCTGTGGTGCCTGGGCGAGGCGCACGCGGACGTGGCGCTGGAGCGGCTGCGCAGCCGGTACGGCGTGCAGGTCGACGCGGTGCCGCACAAGGTGGCGCTGCGCGAGACCTTCGGCGAAAGTGCTGCGGCCCGCGGCCGGCACGTCAAGCAGTCCGGCGGGCACGGTCAGTTCGCGATCTGCGAGATCGAGGTGGAGCCGCTGCCGGTGGGCTCGGGCATCGAGTTCGTGGACAAGGTGATCGGCGGCGCGGTGCCGCGGCAGTTCATCCCGTCGGTGGAGAAGGGCGTGCGGGCGCAGGCGGCCCGCGGCGTCGGCCTCGGCTATCCGGTGGTGGACATCCGCGTCACGCTCTCGGACGGCAAGGCGCACTCGGTGGACTCCTCCGACGCCGCCTTCCAGACCGCGGGCGCGCTGGCGCTGCGCGAGGCCGCCTCGGCCTGCCGCATCCACCTGCTGGAACCGGTGGACGAGGTGGGGGTGCTAGTGCCCGACGCCTTCGTGGGGCCGGTGATGAGCGATCTGTCCTCGCGCCGCGGCCGGGTGCTGGGCACCGAGCCAGGCCCGGGCCGTTCGCTGGTACGGGCGGAGGTGCCGGAGATCGAGATCGGCCGGTACGCGGTGGACCTGCGGTCGCTGTCGCACGGCACCGGCAGGTTCAGCCGGCACTACGCACGGCACGAGCCGATGCCGGCACAGGTAGCGGCGCGGCTGCGGGAGCAGGAGGAGCGGCAGGCCGCCGCGCACTGA
- a CDS encoding phosphatidylinositol mannoside acyltransferase: MSDGDASRAARLRGSLTDGLYGLGWGAVKTLPEPAAAALGRGIADAAWRRRGKGVRRLEANLKRVVPDADQARLRELSRAGMRSYLRYWMESFRLPAWSKDRIRGGFDPADVHYLTGGLAAGGGVILALPHMGNYDLAGAWVTTKLETPFTTVAERLKPETLYDRFVAYREGLGMEVLPHTGGAAFGTLARRLRAGGLVCLVADRDLSANGVEVDFFGEKTRMPAGPAMLAQQTGALLLPVTLWYDDSPVMQGRVHPPVEVPADGDRARRTAVMTQRLADAYASGIAEHPQDWHMLQRLWLADLPPRPQAAGAAAGGAEESGTAAGAAGGAAAGGTAAGGTASGTAGGAEDGGTGSATVGGDGSGTENA; encoded by the coding sequence GTGAGCGACGGGGACGCCTCCCGGGCCGCCCGGCTCAGGGGCAGCCTGACCGACGGGCTGTACGGACTGGGCTGGGGCGCGGTCAAGACGCTGCCCGAGCCGGCCGCCGCCGCGCTCGGCCGCGGCATCGCCGACGCCGCCTGGCGGCGTCGCGGCAAGGGCGTGCGGCGGCTGGAGGCCAACCTGAAACGGGTCGTGCCGGACGCGGACCAGGCGCGGCTGCGCGAGCTGTCCCGCGCGGGCATGCGCTCGTACCTGCGGTACTGGATGGAGTCCTTCCGGCTGCCGGCGTGGAGCAAGGACCGCATCCGCGGCGGCTTCGACCCCGCGGACGTGCACTACCTCACCGGCGGGCTCGCCGCCGGGGGCGGCGTCATCCTGGCGCTGCCGCACATGGGCAACTACGACCTGGCCGGCGCGTGGGTCACCACCAAGCTGGAGACGCCGTTCACCACGGTCGCCGAACGGCTCAAGCCCGAGACGCTGTACGACCGGTTCGTCGCCTACCGCGAGGGCCTGGGCATGGAGGTGCTGCCGCACACCGGCGGCGCCGCCTTCGGCACCCTGGCCCGGCGGCTGCGAGCCGGCGGCCTGGTCTGCCTGGTCGCCGACCGCGACCTGTCCGCGAACGGCGTCGAGGTCGACTTCTTCGGCGAGAAGACGCGGATGCCCGCGGGACCGGCGATGCTCGCCCAGCAGACCGGCGCGCTGCTGCTGCCGGTCACCCTCTGGTACGACGACTCGCCCGTCATGCAGGGCCGCGTCCACCCGCCGGTGGAGGTCCCCGCGGACGGCGACCGGGCGCGGCGCACGGCCGTGATGACGCAGCGGCTCGCCGACGCGTACGCCTCGGGGATCGCCGAGCACCCGCAGGACTGGCACATGCTGCAGCGACTGTGGCTGGCGGATCTGCCGCCCCGGCCGCAGGCGGCAGGCGCGGCGGCGGGCGGTGCGGAGGAGTCCGGCACGGCGGCCGGTGCGGCGGGTGGCGCGGCGGCGGGCGGCACGGCGGCGGGCGGCACGGCGTCCGGCACGGCGGGTGGTGCGGAGGACGGCGGGACGGGCAGCGCGACGGTCGGCGGCGACGGCTCCGGGACGGAGAACGCGTGA
- the pgsA gene encoding phosphatidylinositol phosphate synthase — MLNKYARAFFTRVLTPFAAFLLRKGVSPDAVTLIGTAGVVAGALVFYPMGQFFWGTVVITCFVFSDMIDGNMARQMNRSSRWGAFLDSTLDRVADGAVFGGLAMWYAGKGDNLTLCAVTLFCLASGQVVSYTKARGEAIGLPVNVNGLVERSERLVITLVLCGFAGFHRTFGVPGIQWLLPVALWVVAVGSLITLIQRVVTVRREAAEADAAVALEKAGQGSGA, encoded by the coding sequence ATGCTGAACAAGTACGCGCGTGCGTTCTTCACGCGTGTTCTCACGCCGTTCGCCGCGTTCCTCCTGCGCAAGGGCGTCTCGCCCGACGCGGTGACCCTGATCGGCACCGCCGGCGTCGTCGCCGGCGCCCTGGTCTTCTACCCCATGGGCCAGTTCTTCTGGGGCACCGTCGTCATCACCTGCTTCGTGTTCTCCGACATGATCGACGGGAACATGGCCCGGCAGATGAACCGCTCCAGCCGCTGGGGGGCCTTCCTGGACTCCACCCTCGACCGGGTCGCCGACGGCGCGGTCTTCGGCGGCCTGGCCATGTGGTACGCGGGCAAGGGCGACAACCTCACGCTCTGCGCGGTGACGCTCTTCTGCCTGGCCAGCGGCCAGGTGGTGTCCTACACCAAGGCCCGCGGCGAGGCGATCGGGCTGCCGGTGAACGTCAACGGCCTGGTCGAGCGCTCCGAGCGGCTGGTCATCACCCTGGTGCTGTGCGGCTTCGCCGGCTTCCACCGCACCTTCGGCGTGCCGGGCATCCAGTGGCTGCTGCCGGTCGCGCTGTGGGTGGTCGCCGTGGGCAGCCTGATCACGCTGATCCAGCGGGTGGTCACGGTGCGCCGCGAGGCCGCGGAGGCCGACGCCGCCGTGGCGCTGGAGAAGGCCGGCCAGGGGAGCGGCGCGTGA
- the pdxS gene encoding pyridoxal 5'-phosphate synthase lyase subunit PdxS yields MSTTPSTATTPETGTARVKRGMAEQLKGGVIMDVVTPEQAKIAEDAGAVAVMALERVPADIRAQGGVARMSDPDMIEGIINAVSIPVMAKSRIGHFVEAQVLQALGVDYIDESEVLTPADEVNHSDKWAFTTPFVCGATNLGEALRRIAEGAAMIRSKGEAGTGNVVEAVRHLRQIKGEISRLRGLDNNELYAAAKDLRAPYELVKEVAELGKLPVVLFSAGGVATPADAALMRQLGAEGVFVGSGIFKSGDPAKRAAAIVRATTFFDDPKVVADASRNLGEAMVGINIDTLPESEQYAKRGW; encoded by the coding sequence TTGTCCACCACACCGTCCACCGCCACCACCCCCGAGACCGGCACCGCTCGCGTCAAGCGCGGGATGGCCGAGCAGCTCAAGGGCGGTGTGATCATGGACGTCGTCACGCCCGAGCAGGCGAAGATCGCCGAGGACGCGGGCGCGGTCGCCGTCATGGCCCTGGAGCGGGTGCCCGCCGACATCCGCGCGCAGGGCGGCGTGGCCCGGATGTCCGACCCGGACATGATCGAGGGCATCATCAACGCCGTCTCCATCCCGGTGATGGCCAAGTCCCGGATCGGCCACTTCGTCGAGGCCCAGGTGCTCCAGGCGCTCGGCGTGGACTACATCGACGAGTCCGAGGTGCTCACCCCGGCCGACGAGGTCAACCACTCCGACAAGTGGGCGTTCACCACCCCCTTCGTGTGCGGCGCCACCAACCTCGGCGAGGCCCTGCGGCGGATCGCCGAGGGCGCGGCGATGATCCGCTCCAAGGGCGAGGCCGGCACCGGCAACGTGGTGGAGGCGGTCCGCCACCTGCGCCAGATCAAGGGCGAGATCTCCCGGCTGCGCGGCCTGGACAACAACGAGCTGTACGCCGCGGCCAAGGACCTGCGCGCCCCGTACGAGCTGGTCAAGGAGGTCGCCGAGCTGGGCAAGCTGCCCGTGGTGCTGTTCTCCGCCGGCGGCGTGGCCACCCCCGCGGACGCCGCGCTGATGCGCCAGCTCGGCGCCGAGGGCGTCTTCGTCGGCTCCGGCATCTTCAAGTCCGGCGACCCGGCCAAGCGCGCCGCGGCCATCGTCCGCGCCACCACCTTCTTCGACGACCCCAAGGTGGTCGCGGACGCCTCCCGCAACCTCGGCGAGGCCATGGTCGGCATCAACATCGACACCCTCCCGGAGTCCGAGCAGTACGCCAAGCGCGGCTGGTAG
- a CDS encoding glycosyltransferase family 4 protein: MRIGIVCPYSWDVPGGVQFHIRDLAEHLIGLGHEVSVLAPADDETPLPPYAVSAGRAVPVPYNGSVARLNFGFLSAARVRRWLHDGGFDVIHIHEPASPSLGLLSCWAAQGPIVATFHTSNPRSRAMIAAYPILQPALEKIRARIAVSEYARRTLVEHLGGDAVVIPNGVDVDFFARAEPRKEWQGDTIGFIGRIDEPRKGLPVLMRALPAILEQRPGVRLLVAGRGDEEQAVEGLPAAMRERVEFLGMVSDEDKARLLRSVDLYVAPNTGGESFGIILVEAMSAGAPVLASDLDAFAQVLDQGAAGELYANEDAEALAAAAVRLLGDPGRRAELRERGAAHVRRFDWSVVGGDILSVYETVTAGATHVAADDRVGFLARLRASRD; encoded by the coding sequence GTGAGGATCGGGATCGTCTGCCCGTACTCCTGGGACGTCCCCGGCGGCGTCCAGTTCCACATCCGGGACCTGGCCGAGCACCTCATCGGGCTCGGCCACGAGGTCTCCGTGCTCGCGCCGGCCGACGACGAGACGCCGCTGCCGCCGTACGCGGTCTCGGCCGGCCGCGCGGTGCCGGTGCCGTACAACGGCTCGGTGGCCCGGCTCAACTTCGGCTTCCTGTCGGCCGCGCGGGTCAGGCGCTGGCTGCACGACGGCGGCTTCGACGTCATCCACATCCACGAGCCCGCGTCGCCCTCGCTCGGCCTGCTGTCCTGCTGGGCCGCGCAGGGCCCGATCGTGGCGACCTTCCACACCTCCAACCCGCGCTCGCGCGCGATGATCGCCGCGTACCCGATCCTGCAGCCCGCGCTGGAGAAGATCAGGGCCCGCATCGCGGTCAGCGAGTACGCCCGGCGCACCCTGGTCGAGCACCTCGGCGGCGACGCGGTGGTCATCCCCAACGGCGTGGACGTCGACTTCTTCGCCCGCGCCGAACCGCGCAAGGAGTGGCAGGGCGACACCATCGGCTTCATCGGGCGCATCGACGAGCCGCGCAAAGGCCTCCCGGTGCTCATGCGGGCGCTGCCGGCGATCCTGGAGCAGCGCCCCGGGGTCCGCCTGCTGGTCGCGGGGCGCGGCGACGAGGAGCAGGCGGTCGAGGGCCTGCCGGCCGCGATGCGCGAGCGGGTGGAGTTCCTCGGCATGGTCAGCGACGAGGACAAGGCGCGGCTGCTGCGCAGCGTGGACCTGTACGTCGCGCCCAACACCGGCGGCGAGTCCTTCGGGATCATCCTGGTCGAGGCGATGTCGGCGGGCGCGCCGGTGCTGGCCAGCGATCTCGACGCGTTCGCGCAGGTGCTGGACCAGGGGGCGGCGGGGGAGCTGTACGCGAACGAGGACGCGGAGGCGCTGGCCGCGGCGGCGGTGCGGCTGCTCGGCGATCCGGGGCGGCGGGCGGAGCTGCGGGAGCGGGGGGCCGCGCATGTGCGGCGCTTCGACTGGTCCGTCGTGGGCGGGGACATCCTGTCCGTCTACGAGACGGTCACGGCGGGGGCGACGCACGTCGCGGCGGACGACCGGGTGGGGTTCCTCGCCCGCCTGCGCGCTTCGCGCGACTGA